In Carya illinoinensis cultivar Pawnee chromosome 10, C.illinoinensisPawnee_v1, whole genome shotgun sequence, one DNA window encodes the following:
- the LOC122280115 gene encoding putative pectate lyase 2: MASLSPLLAVILLSSSLTYIAYSSTLEAADDTTPQPWISSPGNPKPTNNILDVIDSCWRTKSNWAADRLALADCTVGFGKDAIGGKLGEIYVVTTPHDDPINPKPGTLRYGVIQDEPLWIIFAKDMAIKLDNELLVNSYKTIDGRGAKVEIANGPCITVQNVSHVIIHGIGIHDCKPGKAGLVRSSPTLVGDRQGSDGDAIAIFDSSHVWIDHCFLSRCADGLNDVIHASTAVTISNNYFSQHDKVMLLGHNDKFSADRVMRVTVVFNRFGAGLIERMPRVRFGYAHVANNKYEEWLMYAVGGSADPTIFSEGNYFMASSTPFAKQVTKREASGAWKNWKWRSSRDVFVNGAYFVPSGWGSCSPVYTRTQSFDVAHGLMVPALTSDAGPLQSCVVGKAC; this comes from the exons ATGGCCTCCCTATCCCCTCTCCTTGCAGTGATATTGCTTTCATCTTCTCTAACATACATTGCTTATTCCTCCACCTTGGAAGCGGCCGACGACACTACTCCACAACCATGGATATCTTCCCCCGGCAATCCTAAGCCCACCAACAACATTTTGGATGTAATAGACTCATGCTGGCGCACCAAATCAAATTGGGCAGCCGATCGCCTCGCTTTGGCTGATTGCACGGTCGGCTTTGGCAAAGATGCAATCGGAGGAAAACTTGGGGAAATATATGTCGTCACCACCCCGCATGACGACCCAATAAACCCTAAACCCGGCACACTTCGATACGGTGTCATCCAAGATGAGCCACTTTGGATCATTTTTGCCAAGGACATGGCGATTAAACTCGACAACGAGCTTCTTGTGAACAGTTACAAGACCATAGACGGGAGAGGGGCTAAAGTGGAGATTGCAAACGGACCATGCATCACGGTGCAAAACGTTAGCCATGTTATTATACATGGGATTGGCATTCATGACTGTAAGCCAGGGAAAGCTGGCCTTGTTAGGAGTAGTCCAACGCTTGTTGGAGATCGTCAGGGCTCGGATGGAGATGCCATTGCTATTTTTGATTCTTCGCACGTCTGGATCGACCATTGCTTTCTTTCCCGTTGCGCGGACGGCCTCAATGATGTAATCCATGCTTCGACTGCTGTCACCATCTCCAACAACTACTTCTCCCAGCATGATAAA GTCATGCTGCTGGGACACAACGACAAATTTAGTGCAGATAGAGTTATGAGAGTCACAGTAGTCTTTAACCGTTTTGGGGCTGGCCTTATTGAGAGGATGCCCAG GGTAAGGTTTGGCTATGCCCATGTCGCCAACAACAAGTATGAAGAGTGGCTTATGTATGCTGTTGGAGGCAGTGCTGATCCAACCATCTTCAGCGAAGGAAACTACTTTATGGCTTCTAGCACTCCCTTTGCCAAACAG GTTACCAAGAGAGAGGCAAGTGGTGCTTGGAAGAACTGGAAATGGAGGTCATCTAGAGATGTGTTTGTCAATGGTGCTTATTTCGTTCCATCTGGGTGGGGAAGTTGCTCTCCAGTTTACACTCGAACTCAATCATTTGACGTTGCTCATGGATTAATGGTCCCTGCCCTGACTTCTGATGCTGGTCCTCTGCAGTCATGTGTTGTGGGTAAAGCTtgctaa